In one window of Juglans regia cultivar Chandler chromosome 3, Walnut 2.0, whole genome shotgun sequence DNA:
- the LOC109021788 gene encoding uncharacterized protein LOC109021788 — protein MTGGSLGMRSGSYGSLDKQLQQNSNNGHISSSNSCYINNVNGLSPIPTTRKPSKMQKERERLFHWICKFAGRKKVGMLLLCVISAAVFVWVLYVGKGEDAQESEPVQNIGVNGSMPLNNHIESNTLSSLNVMGVVRNLALPPPPPAVFLGYTLPPGHPCNSFTLPPPPADKKRTGPRPCPVCYLPVEEAIALMPKIPSASPVLKKLTYIYEENLSRDGEFGGSDFGGYPTLKQRSDSFDIRESMSVHCGFVRGVKPGRNTGYDMDDDDLLEMEQCHGVVVASAIFGAFDDINQPKNISDYSKATVCFYMFIDEETETYMKNAGTLGSEKKVGLWRTVVVRNLPYEDDRRSGKIPKLLVHRMFPNARFSLWIDGKLELVVDPYQILERFLWRKNATFAISRHYKRFDTFVEAEANKAAHKYDNASIDFQINFYKNEGLTPYSEAKLPIISDVPEGCVIIREHVPLSNLFTCLWFNEVDRFTSRDQISFSTVRDKILSKVNWSISMFLDCERRNFVIQKYHRDVLEQIAPPVPVAVYPPPPPPPPPPPSPSSQTLYDEPPIKFYHETSPEGTISVPIKKAQPRRIRRSSSRHHRKVSAGVRDIHSS, from the exons ATGACTGGAGGGTCATTGGGGATGCGTTCGGGGAGTTATGGGTCTTTGGATAAACAGCTACAACAGAACAGCAACAACGGTCACATAAGCAGCAGCAACAGCTGTTACATCAACAACGTCAATGGATTGTCGCCAATTCCTACAACGCGGAAGCCTTCGAAAATgcagaaggagagggagaggttgTTCCATTGGATCTGCAAGTTTGCTGGACGCAAAAAGGTCGGAATGCTGCTTCTATGTGTCATCTCCGCCGCGGTTTTCGTCTGGGTTTTGTACGTAGGAAAAG GTGAAGATGCTCAAGAAAGTGAACCTGTTCAGAACATTGGTGTAAACGGGAGCATGCCTTTAAATAACCATATCGAAAGTAACACTCTATCTTCACTGAACGTAATGGGAGTGGTTCGCAATTTGGCTTTGCCTCCACCTCCTCCTGCTGTTTTTCTAGGGTATACACTTCCTCCAGGGCACCCATGCAATAGTTTCACTCTGCCTCCTCCACCAGCTGATAAAAAAAGAACTGGACCACGGC CGTGTCCTGTATGTTACCTTCCTGTTGAAGAAGCCATTGCCTTGATGCCAAAGATTCCCTCAGCTTCCCCagttcttaaaaaattaacatatatttacGAGGAAAATTTATCTAGAGATGGAGAATTTGGAGGTTCGGACTTTGGTGGATATCCTACTTTAAAGCAGAGGAGTGATTCTTTTGACATAAGAGAGTCAATGAGCGTGCACTGTGG ATTTGTCAGAGGAGTTAAACCTGGCCGCAACACAGGATACGACATGGATGATGATGACCTTCTTGAGATGGAGCAGTGTCATGGTGTGGTTGTTGCATCAGCTATATTTG GAGCTTTTGATGATATAAACCAGCCAAAAAATATCAGTGACTATTCCAAGGCGACTGTTTGCTTCTACATGTTCATAGACGAAGAGACAGAAacttatatgaaaaatgctGGCACTCTTGGCAGCGAAAAGAAAGTTGGGTTATGGAGAACAGTTGTTGTTCGTAACCTTCCATATGAAGATGACCGACGCTCAGGAAAG ATTCCAAAGCTTCTAGTCCATAGGATGTTTCCAAATGCCCGCTTTTCTCTTTGGATTGATGGAAAGCTTGAACTTGTTGTGGATCCTTATCAAATACTTGAAAG GTTCTTGTGGAggaaaaatgctacttttgCAATCTCTAGACATTATAAACGCTTTGATACTTTTGTGGAAGCAGAGGCAAACAAAGCTGCTCACAAATATGACAACGCCTCTATTGATTTTCAGattaacttttacaaaaatgagGGTTTGACACCATATTCAGAGGCTAAACTTCCCATCATAAGTG ATGTTCCTGAAGGATGCGTGATAATAAGGGAGCATGTTCCTCTCAGCAACCTATTTACTTGTCTTTGGTTCAATGAAGTGGATCGTTTTACATCCAGGGACCAAATTAGTTTCTCCACTGTGAGGGACAAGATTTTGTCAAAGGTGAATTGGAGTATTAGTATGTTCTTGGACTGTGAAAGACGAAATTTTGTCATTCAG AAATACCATAGAGATGTATTGGAACAAATTGCTCCCCCTGTTCCTGTTGCTGTTtatcctccaccaccaccaccaccaccaccaccaccatcaccatcatcaCAGACTCTATATGATGAACCACCGATCAAATTTTACCATGAGACTTCACCAGAAGGGACTATAAGTGTTCCAATTAAAAAGGCCCAACCAAGGCGTATCAGGAGGTCCAGTTCTAGGCATCACCGCAAAGTCTCCGCTGGTGTTAGGGACATCCATTCTAGTTGA
- the LOC109014417 gene encoding serine/threonine/tyrosine-protein kinase HT1-like, protein MEEEVNSWIRRTKFSHTVCHRLDSSRLTSIPFSVQPDRYSGLKSRPRTTASQPRTTATNEKSIPSNSKIQRNPIINKQRSLSPLPETVLSDEFKEARSERKRFITPFPRRRESERGLMNKDSNSPSRSNTSPLRHLASLKVNEKSKYRKELTWARYFDHGGGRVNAVETADEWSVDLSKLFLGLKFAHGAHSRLYHGIYNDEPVAVKIIRVPDDDENGALGARLEKQFNREVTLLSRLYHQNVIKFVAACRKPPVYCVITEYLSEGSLRAYLHKLEHKSLPLHKLIAIALDIARGMEYIHSQGVIHRDLKPENVLIDQDFRLKIADFGIACEEVYCDSLADDPGTYRWMAPEMIKHKAYGRRVDVYSFGLILWEMVAGTIPYEDMNPVQAAFAVVIKNLRPVIPGDCPPAMRALIEQCWSLQPEKRPDFWQVVKVLEQFESSLAHDGTLNLVQNPTCQDHKKGLLHWIQKLGPVHPNSSSMPKPKFT, encoded by the exons atggaagaagaagttAATTCCTGGATTAGGAGAACAAAGTTCTCTCATACAGTTTGTCATCGGTTGGACTCTTCAAGATTGACCTCTATTCCATTTTCAGTACAGCCTGACCGATATTCAGGTTTGAAATCAAGGCCCAGAACGACGGCTTCTCAACCCAGAACGACTGCTACTAATGAGAAATCGATTCCCAGTAATTCGAAGATACAGCGGAATCCTATTATAAACAAGCAGAGATCGTTGTCCCCTTTACCTGAAACCGTGCTCTCTGATGAGTTTAAGGAAGCAAGGTCTGAGCGAAAGAGATTCATCACTCCGTTTCCCAGGAGAAGGGAATCGGAAAGGGGATTGATGAATAAGGATTCCAATTCGCCATCTCGGTCGAATACTAGTCCGCTTAGGCACTTAGCCTCGCTGAAAGTTAATGAAAAGTCAAAGTACCGGAAGGAGTTGACGTGGGCAAGGTATTTTGATCATGGTGGAGGGAGGGTTAATGCTGTGGAAACAGCAGATGAATGGAGTGTTGATCTGTCTAAGCTGTTTCTGGGGCTGAAGTTTGCCCACGGGGCTCATAGTCGGCTTTACCATGGGATATACAACGACGAACCTGTTGCAGTTAAAATTATTCGGGTGCCTGATGATGACGAAAATGGAGCCTTGGGGGCTCGATTAGAGAAGCAATTTAATAGGGAAGTCACTCTTCTATCTCGTCTCTATCATCAAAATGTCATAAAG tTTGTAGCAGCATGCAGAAAGCCACCAGTTTACTGTGTCATCACAGAATATCTATCAGAAGGTTCCTTGAGGGCATATTTACATAAGCTTGAGCATAAATCACTTCCTTTACACAAACTAATCGCAATTGCTCTGGATATTGCTCGTGGAATGGAATACATTCACTCTCAAGGCGTAATTCACCGCGATCTTAAACCAGAAAATGTCCTTATTGACCAAGACTTCCGCTTGAAAATTGCTGATTTTGGTATAGCTTGTGAGGAGGTGTACTGTGATTCTTTAGCTGATGACCCTGGGACTTATCGCTGGATGGCACCCGAGATGATTAAACATAAAGCCTACGGGCGAAGGGTTGATGTGTACAGTTTTGGGCTCATCCTGTGGGAAATGGTGGCTGGAACGATCCCCTATGAGGACATGAATCCCGTACAGGCTGCTTTTGCAGTAGTAATTAAG AATTTGAGGCCTGTTATCCCAGGGGACTGTCCACCTGCCATGCGAGCTTTAATTGAGCAATGCTGGTCCTTGCAACCGGAGAAAAGGCCGGATTTTTGGCAGGTTGTGAAGGTATTGGAGCAATTTGAGTCTTCACTTGCCCATGATGGAACCCTGAATCTGGTACAAAATCCTACTTGCCAAGATCATAAGAAAGGGCTTCTTCATTGGATCCAAAAGCTTGGTCCCGTGCATCCTAATAGTTCATCAATGCCTAAACCTAAATTCACATGA
- the LOC118347931 gene encoding uncharacterized mitochondrial protein AtMg00810-like — MTTIRLFLASVAINNCHLAQLDVHNVFLHGNLDEEIYMDLPPGYMVPGEFPTRERLSNYSMFTKTDQQGFIALFVYVDDIIVGSSNLNAIVFVKQFLHTQFKNKNLGLLKFFLGVEVARNAADITSYRRLIGRLIYLTITRLDITYADSVLSQFIDKPALIHLFYAHRVMRYLKGSIGQGLFFSSNYSLHLKAYSDSDWAACPETRRSITRLCIFLGDSLVSWKSMKQPIVSRSSAEAEYRPLAFTCYKIVD, encoded by the exons ATGACAACAATTAGGCTTTTCCTTGCTTCGGTAGCAATCAACAATTGTCATCTAGCCCAACTTGATGTACACAATGTTTTTCTTCATGGTAATCTGGATGAGGAGATTTATATGGATTTACCACCAGGTTATATGGTTCCGGGGGAGTTTCCTACAAGGGAAAGGTTG TCTAATTATTCAATGTTTACTAAGACTGATCAGCAAGGTTTCATAGCTCTCTttgtttatgtggatgatataattGTGGGAAGTAGCAATTTGAATGCCATTGTATTTGTTAAGCAGTTTCTGCacactcaattcaagaataagAATCTAGGgcttttgaaatttttcttgGGAGTAGAGGTTGCAAGAAACGCAGCTG ATATTACTTCTTATCGAAGATTGATTGGCAGACTCATTTATTTGACCATCACAAGGCTAGACATCACCTATGCTGACAGTGTACTTAGCCAATTCATAGATAAACCAGCTCTGATTCATCTCTTTTATGCTCACAGAGTTATGAGGTATTTGAAAGGCTCAATTGGTCAGGgactcttcttctcttccaatTATTCTTTACATCTTAAGGCATATAGCGATTCAGATTGGGCAGCATGCCCTGAAACTAGAAGATCTATTACTCGgttatgtatttttcttggagatTCATTGGTGAGCTGGAAATCCATGAAACAACCAATTGTATCTCGATCATCTGCTGAAGCAGAATATCGACCCTTAGCTTTTACATGCTACAAAATAGTTGACTAA
- the LOC109014440 gene encoding transcription factor bHLH162-like: protein MENNPSSSSRTDRKTIERNRRNHMKALYSELNSLVPHQSSRDQVAASLPDQLDEAAKYIKQLQKNLEEMKKKKDSLMGIERPEASTNSGVTVGLRLPQIEIQEIGFGLKVVAITGLDFHFVFKETVRVLHEEGAEIINAGFSVVEDTVFHTIHAKVAGESASMGNEAARISERLKKFVINDVNVI, encoded by the exons ATGGAGAACAACCCTAGTTCGTCATCCAGAACTGATCGAAAGACCATAGAGAGAAATAGGAGAAATCATATGAAGGCCCTTTACTCCGAGCTCAATTCGCTTGTCCCCCATCAAAGTTCaaga GATCAAGTGGCCGCATCGCTACCGGATCAGCTAGATGAAGCTGCAAAGTATATAAAACAGCTACAGAAAAACTTggaggaaatgaagaagaagaaagacagCTTAATGGGAATTGAAAGGCCAGAGGCAAGCACAAATAGCGGAGTGACGGTGGGGTTAAGATTACCACAAATTGAGATTCAGGAAATTGGTTTTGGATTAAAGGTGGTTGCGATAACTGGGTTGGATTTTCATTTCGTGTTCAAGGAGACTGTTCGTGTACTTCATGAAGAAGGAGCTGAGATTATTAATGCCGGTTTCAGTGTTGTTGAAGATACAGTGTTCCACACAATACATGCTAAG GTTGCTGGGGAGTCAGCATCGATGGGCAATGAAGCTGCAAGAATATCTGAGAGACTAAAGAAGTTTGTCATCAATGATGTCAATGTGATTTGA